Proteins encoded by one window of Nocardia goodfellowii:
- the pgi gene encoding glucose-6-phosphate isomerase, with product MSSDITASAAWRKLHDHYDAVAERHLRELFADDPARGRELTIAVGDLHIDYSKHRVTRETLHLLVRLAEEAGVAQRRDAMYHGEHINTSEDRAVGHVALRLPAGEPVTIDGADADAEVHEVLRRMGEFTDALRSGEWRGATGERISTVVNIGIGGSDLGPDMVHKALRHYADAGIDARFVSNVDPADLVAKLNGLDPAKTLFIVASKTFSTLETLTNATAARRWLVAAQGEDAVAKHFVAVSTNAERVAEFGIDTANMFGFWDWVGGRYSVDSAIGLSVMATIGKERFAEFLAGMHAVDEHFATAPLEANAPVLLGLLGVWYSNFFGAESRAVLPYSNDLARFPAYLQQLTMESNGKSVRADGTPVTTSTGEIFWGEPGTNGQHAFYQLLHQGTRLIPADFIGFARPTDDLPTRDGTGSMHDILMSNLFAQTKVLAFGKTAEEIAAEGTDPKVVPHKVMPGNRPSTTILAPQLTPSVVGQLIALYEHQVFVEGTIWGIDSFDQWGVELGKQQALALAPLLTSPEEPAPQGDSSTDALIGWYRDHR from the coding sequence GTGAGCAGCGACATCACCGCATCGGCGGCCTGGCGGAAACTGCACGATCACTACGACGCTGTCGCCGAGCGACACCTCAGGGAGCTCTTCGCCGACGACCCGGCGCGCGGCCGCGAGCTGACCATCGCGGTCGGTGACCTGCACATCGACTACAGCAAGCACCGGGTCACCCGGGAAACCCTGCACCTGCTGGTGCGATTGGCCGAGGAAGCCGGTGTCGCGCAACGCCGCGACGCGATGTATCACGGCGAGCACATCAACACCTCCGAGGACCGCGCCGTCGGACACGTGGCGTTGCGATTGCCCGCGGGCGAGCCGGTGACCATCGACGGCGCCGACGCGGACGCCGAGGTGCACGAAGTCTTGCGCCGCATGGGCGAATTCACCGACGCGTTGCGTTCCGGCGAGTGGCGGGGTGCGACCGGTGAGCGCATCTCCACCGTGGTGAACATCGGCATCGGCGGTTCCGACCTCGGCCCGGACATGGTGCACAAGGCGCTGCGGCACTACGCCGACGCCGGTATCGACGCCCGGTTCGTCTCGAATGTCGATCCCGCCGACCTGGTCGCCAAACTGAACGGCTTGGATCCGGCGAAAACCCTGTTCATCGTTGCGTCCAAGACCTTTTCGACGCTGGAGACACTGACCAACGCGACCGCCGCCCGGCGCTGGCTGGTGGCCGCGCAAGGCGAGGACGCGGTGGCCAAGCACTTCGTCGCGGTCTCCACCAATGCCGAACGCGTCGCGGAATTCGGCATCGACACCGCCAATATGTTCGGCTTCTGGGATTGGGTCGGCGGCCGCTATTCGGTCGACTCCGCGATCGGCCTCTCGGTCATGGCGACCATCGGCAAGGAGCGGTTCGCCGAGTTCCTGGCCGGCATGCACGCCGTGGACGAGCACTTCGCGACCGCACCGCTGGAAGCGAACGCGCCGGTGCTGCTCGGCTTGCTCGGTGTCTGGTATTCGAACTTCTTCGGCGCGGAATCGCGTGCGGTGCTGCCGTATTCGAACGACCTCGCCCGCTTCCCGGCCTACCTGCAGCAGCTCACCATGGAGTCCAACGGCAAGTCGGTGCGCGCCGACGGCACTCCCGTCACCACCTCCACCGGCGAGATCTTCTGGGGCGAACCGGGCACCAACGGCCAGCACGCCTTCTACCAGCTACTGCACCAGGGCACCCGGCTGATCCCCGCCGATTTCATCGGTTTCGCCCGTCCCACCGACGATCTGCCCACCCGCGACGGCACCGGCAGCATGCACGACATTCTGATGAGCAATCTGTTCGCCCAGACCAAGGTGCTCGCCTTCGGCAAGACGGCCGAGGAGATCGCCGCCGAGGGCACCGACCCGAAGGTGGTGCCGCACAAAGTGATGCCGGGCAACCGTCCCAGCACCACCATTCTCGCCCCCCAGCTCACCCCGTCGGTGGTGGGTCAGCTGATCGCCCTCTACGAGCATCAGGTCTTCGTCGAGGGCACTATCTGGGGCATCGACAGCTTCGATCAGTGGGGCGTGGAACTCGGCAAGCAGCAGGCGCTCGCGCTGGCCCCGCTGCTCACCTCGCCGGAAGAACCCGCCCCCCAAGGCGATTCCTCCACCGACGCGCTCATCGGCTGGTACCGCGACCACCGCTAG
- a CDS encoding NAD-dependent succinate-semialdehyde dehydrogenase: MVSKSELLQSVPTRLWIGGPVDATGGGTFAVHDPATGDVLTEVADATPEDAVRALDAAVAVQADWAATPARERGEILRAVFERLTARAEEFALLMTLEMGKALPESRNEVRYGAEFFRWFAEEAVRVHGRYLHAPSGTGRIMVHKQPVGPCLAITPWNFPLAMGTRKIGPALAAGCTMIVKPASATPLTMLALAELCSAAGLPDGVLSVVTTSRSSAVTQPLLDDPRLRKLTFTGSTEVGKKLVQQASHGLLRTSMELGGNAPFVVFDDADVDGAVQGAMLAKLRNGGEACTAANRFHVQNGVLEEFTTKLVEAMSNQVRLGPGTDPETTLGPLINEDQLGTVTELVDDAVAAGARVRLGGKAPGGPGWFYPATILTEVPPHARILREEVFGPVAPIIGFETESEGLRAANDTEFGLVAYVYTRDLDRALRIAEGLESGMVGVNRGVISDPAAPFGGVKASGFGREGGTEGIEEYLSTKYIALT, translated from the coding sequence ATGGTGTCGAAGAGCGAACTTCTGCAATCCGTACCGACGCGGCTGTGGATCGGCGGCCCCGTCGATGCCACCGGCGGCGGCACCTTCGCGGTGCACGATCCGGCCACCGGAGACGTGCTGACCGAGGTCGCCGACGCCACGCCCGAGGACGCCGTGCGCGCCCTGGACGCGGCCGTCGCGGTGCAGGCCGACTGGGCCGCGACCCCCGCCCGCGAGCGCGGCGAGATCCTGCGCGCCGTCTTCGAACGGCTCACCGCGCGGGCCGAGGAATTCGCGCTGCTGATGACCCTGGAAATGGGCAAGGCGCTGCCGGAGAGCCGCAACGAGGTGCGCTACGGCGCCGAATTCTTCCGCTGGTTCGCCGAGGAGGCGGTGCGGGTGCACGGCCGCTACCTGCACGCGCCGTCGGGCACCGGCCGGATCATGGTGCACAAGCAACCGGTCGGGCCGTGCCTGGCCATCACGCCGTGGAACTTCCCGCTGGCCATGGGCACCCGCAAGATCGGGCCGGCGCTCGCGGCCGGGTGCACCATGATCGTCAAGCCCGCCTCCGCGACGCCGCTCACCATGCTGGCGCTGGCCGAGCTGTGCAGCGCGGCCGGTTTGCCGGACGGCGTGCTGTCGGTGGTGACGACCAGTCGTTCCAGCGCCGTCACGCAGCCGTTGCTCGACGATCCCCGGCTGCGCAAGCTCACCTTCACCGGGTCCACCGAAGTCGGTAAGAAGCTTGTCCAGCAGGCCTCGCACGGATTGCTGCGCACCTCCATGGAACTCGGCGGCAACGCGCCGTTCGTGGTGTTCGACGATGCCGATGTCGACGGCGCCGTCCAGGGCGCGATGCTGGCGAAGCTGCGCAACGGCGGCGAGGCGTGCACCGCGGCCAACCGCTTCCACGTGCAGAACGGGGTGCTGGAGGAGTTCACCACCAAGCTGGTCGAGGCGATGTCGAACCAGGTCCGGCTGGGCCCCGGCACCGACCCGGAAACGACCCTCGGCCCGCTGATCAACGAAGATCAGCTCGGCACGGTCACCGAACTGGTGGACGACGCCGTCGCGGCGGGCGCGCGGGTCCGGCTCGGCGGTAAGGCCCCCGGCGGTCCCGGCTGGTTCTATCCGGCGACCATCCTCACCGAGGTGCCGCCGCACGCCCGCATCTTGCGCGAGGAGGTCTTCGGCCCCGTTGCGCCGATCATCGGTTTCGAGACCGAGAGCGAAGGCCTGCGAGCCGCCAACGACACCGAATTCGGCCTGGTCGCTTACGTTTACACCCGCGATCTGGACCGCGCGCTGCGCATCGCCGAGGGGCTGGAGTCCGGCATGGTCGGCGTCAACCGGGGTGTCATCTCCGACCCCGCCGCCCCGTTCGGCGGCGTCAAGGCCTCGGGCTTCGGCCGCGAGGGCGGCACCGAGGGCATCGAGGAATATCTGTCGACGAAGTACATCGCCCTCACCTGA
- a CDS encoding DUF1731 domain-containing protein: MASTSRYTQFIALPTEAVWEVVADLPRWPEWNPGVVSVRLDGPLEVGTTGAYLPRGRANELVHGRFAEPFTITAVTPGQALTLEQPEPAGTMRITWTVVPRDGGTEVGQELTFTGPSAPATRAIVGTLLERDARVCFARLAQLAGIEPAQHGLTAVIAGGTGALGKQIAADLTCRGYRAVILTRRPDAGLPFEQQRWDGRTVGDWVDALRNPGPTALINLAGKLVDCRPTERNIAELRSSRVETTAALVAAAATLPAPIDYWLQASTTAIWSDAGETRCTETTSLPAGLPQMTGVAEPWEQAFHGANADHWTILRTSIVLDPQAPALKRLTQLTKAGLGGRVGSGEQWFSWIHVEDWLTIVRAAIGLEPKLTLPNGILIAATDFPVRNRDLMAALRRHLHRPPAPPTPAALLALGAVLLRSDAALGLTGRHATSAVLRELGFTFRYPTLDDALADLLPH; the protein is encoded by the coding sequence ATGGCAAGTACTTCGAGGTACACGCAGTTCATCGCGCTGCCGACCGAGGCGGTCTGGGAGGTGGTGGCGGATCTGCCACGGTGGCCGGAGTGGAATCCGGGTGTGGTCTCGGTGCGGCTGGACGGCCCGCTCGAGGTCGGGACCACGGGCGCTTACCTGCCGCGCGGGCGGGCCAACGAGTTGGTGCACGGCCGATTCGCCGAGCCGTTCACCATCACCGCCGTGACACCGGGCCAGGCGCTCACCCTCGAGCAGCCGGAACCGGCCGGGACGATGCGGATCACCTGGACCGTCGTCCCACGCGACGGCGGTACCGAAGTCGGGCAGGAGTTGACCTTCACTGGCCCGTCGGCCCCCGCTACCCGGGCGATCGTCGGCACACTGCTGGAACGGGACGCGCGGGTCTGCTTCGCCCGCTTGGCGCAGCTGGCCGGGATCGAGCCCGCCCAGCACGGACTGACCGCCGTAATCGCCGGTGGCACCGGCGCACTGGGCAAGCAGATCGCCGCCGACCTGACCTGTCGCGGCTACCGCGCGGTCATTCTGACCAGGCGGCCCGATGCCGGTTTGCCGTTCGAGCAGCAGCGCTGGGACGGCCGCACCGTCGGCGATTGGGTTGACGCGCTGCGCAACCCGGGCCCTACCGCACTGATCAACCTGGCGGGCAAGCTCGTCGACTGCCGCCCGACTGAGCGCAATATCGCCGAACTGCGCAGCAGCCGAGTGGAAACCACCGCCGCACTGGTCGCGGCCGCGGCCACCCTGCCCGCGCCGATCGATTACTGGCTGCAGGCCAGCACCACGGCCATCTGGTCGGACGCGGGCGAAACCCGCTGCACCGAAACGACTTCGCTGCCGGCGGGACTCCCGCAGATGACCGGCGTCGCCGAGCCCTGGGAACAAGCCTTCCACGGCGCCAACGCCGACCACTGGACCATTCTGCGCACCTCCATCGTGCTCGATCCGCAAGCGCCCGCCCTGAAGCGCCTCACCCAGCTGACCAAGGCGGGGCTCGGCGGTCGCGTCGGCAGCGGCGAGCAGTGGTTCAGCTGGATCCATGTCGAAGACTGGCTGACCATCGTGCGCGCCGCGATCGGCCTGGAGCCGAAACTGACGCTGCCGAACGGAATCCTGATCGCCGCCACCGACTTCCCGGTGCGCAACCGTGACCTGATGGCTGCCCTGCGCCGCCACCTGCACCGCCCACCGGCCCCGCCGACGCCGGCCGCGCTGCTCGCCCTCGGAGCCGTCCTGCTGCGCTCCGACGCGGCCCTGGGCCTGACCGGCCGCCACGCCACCTCGGCGGTCCTGCGAGAGCTGGGTTTCACCTTCCGGTACCCAACCCTCGACGACGCCCTCGCCGACCTACTGCCGCACTAG
- the pcrA gene encoding DNA helicase PcrA — protein MDITVAPQTQAGPHRHSDAPQNAQVDTGPTSAAGAPGSLAAQAQRRADEQEQRRAEREQRRTEEAERLLEGLNPQQRAAVVHTGAPLLIVAGAGSGKTAVLTRRIAYLLAARGATPGQILAITFTNKAAAEMRERVIGLVGPRANNMWVSTFHSSCVRILRMQAALLPGLNSNFSIYDADDSRRLLTMISRDFDIDTKKYSARLLATAISNLKNELIDPAQATADAETDDSGELPRLVARVYTEYQRRLRAANALDFDDLIGETVALLQRNPQVAEYYRRRFRHVLVDEYQDTNHAQYVLVRELVGHRERPDFDDADAGAAAADPGFTPVRREDVVPPSELCVVGDADQSIYAFRGATIRNIEEFERDFPDAETILLEQNYRSTQHILSAANAVIARNENRRDKKLWTDSGEGDLIVGYVADNEHDEASFVAREIDRLVDQGDANYSDVAVFYRTNNNSRALEEIFIRMGLPYKVVGGVRFYERKEVRDIVAYLRVLENQDDAVSLRRILNTPRRGIGDRAEACVAVHAEQRDIGFAQALRDAADGKVALLNTRAQRAIAGFLDLLEEIRAAGAQDNADFPDVGNVVEAVLDRTGYRAELEASDDPQDGARLDNLNELVFVAREFSSEAHNNAAAAEAEGMLPEVGDGEPEPGSLAAFLERVSLVADTDQIPDEGTGVVTMMTLHTAKGLEFPVVFVTGWEDGQFPHMRALGDPAELAEERRLAYVGITRARQRLYLSRAIIRSAWGQPSQNPASRFLEEIPGHLMDWRRLEPAPAPISRGRRRGEDDGLERDWTRGNGWDDRRPGIQDRGPRRPAPGKSTHRNANLVLAVGDRVSHDKYGLGRVIEANGAGPAASALIDFGTAGKIRLMPQHAPIMKL, from the coding sequence ATGGACATCACGGTGGCTCCTCAGACTCAGGCCGGTCCGCACCGGCACTCCGACGCTCCCCAGAACGCGCAGGTCGATACCGGGCCGACCAGCGCCGCGGGCGCGCCGGGGTCGCTCGCCGCACAAGCCCAGCGCCGGGCCGACGAGCAGGAGCAGCGCCGGGCCGAGCGCGAGCAGCGCCGCACCGAAGAGGCCGAGCGACTGCTCGAGGGCCTCAATCCGCAGCAGCGCGCGGCCGTCGTGCACACCGGCGCGCCGTTGTTGATCGTGGCGGGCGCGGGCTCGGGGAAGACGGCCGTCCTCACCCGGCGCATCGCGTATCTGCTCGCCGCGCGCGGCGCCACGCCCGGCCAGATCCTGGCCATCACGTTCACCAACAAGGCCGCCGCGGAGATGCGCGAGCGCGTCATCGGCCTGGTCGGGCCGCGCGCGAACAACATGTGGGTGTCGACCTTCCACTCCAGCTGTGTGCGCATCCTGCGCATGCAGGCGGCGCTGCTGCCCGGCTTGAATTCGAATTTCTCCATCTACGACGCCGACGATTCGCGCCGCCTGCTCACCATGATCAGCCGCGACTTCGACATCGATACGAAGAAGTATTCGGCGCGATTGCTCGCCACCGCGATCTCCAATCTGAAGAACGAACTGATCGATCCGGCCCAGGCCACGGCCGACGCGGAAACCGATGACAGCGGCGAATTGCCGCGCCTGGTGGCGCGGGTCTATACCGAATATCAGCGCCGGTTGCGCGCGGCGAACGCGCTCGACTTCGACGACCTGATCGGCGAGACGGTCGCGCTGCTGCAGCGCAATCCCCAAGTGGCCGAGTACTACCGGCGGCGGTTCCGGCATGTGCTGGTCGACGAGTACCAGGACACCAACCACGCGCAGTACGTGCTGGTGCGCGAACTGGTCGGGCATCGCGAGCGCCCCGACTTCGACGACGCCGATGCCGGGGCCGCGGCCGCCGATCCCGGCTTCACCCCGGTCCGGCGCGAGGACGTGGTCCCGCCCAGCGAACTGTGCGTCGTCGGTGACGCGGATCAGTCCATCTACGCCTTCCGCGGCGCCACCATCCGCAATATCGAGGAGTTCGAACGCGACTTCCCCGACGCGGAAACCATTCTGCTGGAACAGAACTACCGCTCCACCCAGCACATCCTGTCCGCGGCCAACGCCGTCATCGCGCGCAACGAGAACCGGCGCGACAAGAAGCTGTGGACCGACTCCGGCGAGGGCGATCTGATCGTCGGCTATGTCGCCGACAACGAGCACGACGAGGCCTCGTTCGTGGCCCGCGAAATCGACCGGCTGGTCGACCAGGGCGATGCCAACTACAGCGATGTCGCGGTCTTCTACCGCACCAACAACAATTCGCGGGCGCTGGAAGAGATCTTCATCCGGATGGGCCTGCCCTACAAGGTGGTCGGCGGCGTCCGGTTCTACGAGCGCAAAGAGGTCCGCGACATCGTCGCCTACCTGCGCGTGCTGGAGAACCAGGATGATGCGGTGAGTTTGCGCCGCATCCTCAACACACCGCGCCGCGGCATCGGCGATCGCGCCGAAGCGTGTGTGGCGGTGCACGCCGAGCAGCGCGACATCGGGTTCGCCCAGGCGCTGCGCGATGCCGCCGACGGCAAGGTGGCGCTGCTGAACACCCGGGCACAGCGCGCGATCGCCGGGTTCCTCGACCTGCTGGAGGAGATCCGCGCGGCCGGCGCACAGGACAACGCCGACTTCCCCGATGTCGGGAATGTGGTCGAGGCCGTGCTCGACCGCACCGGTTATCGCGCCGAACTGGAAGCCTCCGACGATCCCCAGGATGGCGCCCGGCTGGACAACCTCAACGAATTGGTTTTCGTGGCACGGGAATTCAGTTCCGAGGCGCACAACAACGCGGCGGCGGCCGAGGCAGAGGGCATGCTCCCGGAGGTCGGCGACGGTGAACCGGAGCCGGGGTCGCTGGCCGCGTTCCTGGAGCGGGTCTCCCTGGTCGCCGACACCGATCAGATCCCGGACGAAGGCACCGGCGTGGTCACCATGATGACCTTGCACACCGCCAAGGGCCTCGAATTCCCGGTCGTGTTCGTGACCGGCTGGGAGGACGGGCAATTCCCGCACATGCGGGCCCTCGGCGATCCGGCCGAGTTGGCCGAGGAGCGCCGGCTCGCCTATGTCGGCATCACCCGAGCCCGGCAGCGGCTGTATCTGAGCCGCGCGATCATCCGTTCCGCCTGGGGTCAGCCCTCGCAGAACCCGGCGTCGCGCTTCCTGGAGGAGATTCCGGGCCATCTGATGGACTGGCGCCGGCTGGAGCCGGCTCCCGCGCCGATATCTCGCGGCCGCCGTCGCGGCGAAGACGATGGCCTGGAACGGGATTGGACTCGCGGCAACGGCTGGGACGATCGCCGCCCGGGCATCCAGGACCGCGGCCCGCGCCGCCCGGCGCCCGGCAAGTCGACGCATCGCAACGCCAATCTCGTTCTGGCCGTGGGTGATCGGGTCAGCCATGACAAGTACGGCCTCGGCCGGGTGATCGAAGCCAATGGCGCGGGTCCCGCCGCCTCCGCGCTGATCGACTTCGGCACGGCGGGCAAGATCCGGCTGATGCCACAGCACGCACCGATCATGAAACTGTGA
- a CDS encoding chorismate mutase, whose protein sequence is MSTPATTHDSDAALPQTEAEIDKLRKEIDQLDAEILAAIKRRTEVSRIIGRTRMASGGPRLVHSREMKVLERFSELGQEGHTLAMLLLRLGRGRLGH, encoded by the coding sequence ATGAGTACCCCCGCAACGACGCACGACTCCGACGCGGCTCTGCCGCAGACCGAGGCTGAGATCGACAAGCTCCGCAAGGAGATCGACCAGCTCGATGCCGAGATCCTGGCCGCTATCAAGCGCCGCACCGAGGTCTCGCGCATCATCGGACGTACTCGGATGGCGTCGGGCGGCCCGCGGCTGGTGCACAGCCGCGAAATGAAGGTGCTGGAGCGCTTCAGCGAGCTCGGCCAGGAGGGGCACACCCTCGCCATGCTGCTGCTGCGGCTCGGCCGCGGCCGTCTCGGTCACTGA